In the Osmerus mordax isolate fOsmMor3 chromosome 14 unlocalized genomic scaffold, fOsmMor3.pri SUPER_14_unloc_2, whole genome shotgun sequence genome, agagacacggtcatgagggggagagaagggacagagggagagagagagggagggagggagagaggatgacagacagagagagagagagaaggttgtATAACCATGAAAGGCATGTTATGTTGAACACTGTGAGGAGTTTTTCATCATTCAAGGAATAAAGCACTGATGCAAGGAACCAGCATATAAAACTagatgagagggaggaaaacacacacaaaaacagaggaAATGGGCGTTGGGTGTTGCAATGTCAATGTGTTGGGTCTTGTTGCCAAGTGTATATCACACATATTTGTGACATTGTCATAACTGTAGCAATAAAAAGCATAGTTCTCAACAATAAGATTGTTGTCAGACAGTGTCCTATATTCTCAAGGTTTGCTTTGTTAGGACAACAACCGTTGCCATAATAACAATATGGTGATAAGGAAACAAAATACTTGGCTGACATAATCACTTGCTCTGATCATGACAATTATAGCCTTAACATAGCTTCTCAGGAAGGCAGTGATCAACTGAAAGCAGCAGATCTGAGACCAGTCCTAATGATGACAAGCTTGCATGTCCTCCACCCCTtatccgttctctctctctctctctctctctctctctctctctctctctctctctctctctctctctctctctctctctctctctctctctctctctctctctctctctctcctctctctccctctcctaacaGTACAGGCGGCAGCTGCTGTACTCCACTCTGTTTTACCTCATGGCTCAGATATGTGGGAGCAGCTTTCTGGAGTTAGATAAACTCTACTGGCTGCTGGACACACAGGCCCCTTCACATGTTTAGCCTTGGCATAACACGCCTTCaaaacacgcgtgtgtgtgtgagacaggcggTTGGGGCTTCGCTGAGAGCTCACTAAATACAATTTCATTTCCTCCCCCAATCCTGGAGAGTCAGGGGATGTTTGTTTTAAACCCCAAGGGCTGCCTGCTACTGACCTTCCTGTCCCCCATGGCTGCCCCGGCGCATAGACTGATAGATACTAAGTAGACAGAAGGGGAGACAAGGCCCACGCAGAAAGGAGACGAGAGAAATAGATGTATGGTTTACAGTAGTAAGTCTTGTACAAGGGAGGGCTGAGCTACACTGTATATCACTGAGGTGTGACTCTGACAGATACATGAAAGagctcacacacatatgaaGCGACGAGGAGGGACGATAtcgttatgaaggaatatgaaTCAATGTTAGGGCTGAGATCATGTTGCAACAGATTTACTGAACGTCTTCCTGTGATGTGGTTTTACTCCTGTAATGTGTCATATTTCcagagcacgtgtgtgtgtgcgtgcaatgcAGGCAGAGTCCTTGTAGTCCTGTCAGATAGATTTAAGATTCGAttatgggttcaaatcccgctcAGCCCATGGGAGTAAAAGTGGCATCTTGCAATGCTGGGTAGTGTCTGTGCTCAGCCCACCCACCATGCCTATTCCATGCACTGcttgtaagtcactctggatgaAAGCGGCAGATAACGAATGCATATCAGAGCAGGGTCAGATGTGTACTACAGGTCAGAGCAGGGTCAGATGTGTACTACAGGTCAGAGCAGGGTTCAGATGTGTTTGTCACTTCCCACAGCTGGCCAGGACAGAAAGTCACCAAATGCTTTCGGTAGGACGGCTTTCAGCACATTTtcttccctcacttcctctcacccccccccacttcccaaTCATCTGAAACAGAAATCTGACAGACCATAATTTCCTGGAATCACTACAGAAAAACTAAAATATCAGACAAATTACCACTCAGAGAAAAACATGGAGATATTTGACCCTAATTGTAGACTCAATGCTGGTCTGAGTGTCTGTGGTGAAAACCAACACTCCAGTGAACCAACCAGCCAACTGGCTCTGTCATCTGCGgctctgccttcctgtctgtctgtccgtcggCCTGTTTGCTTGcctgtctatttctctctttgtctgtctgtctgtctgtctctgcctgtctgtctgcattttGACCCTGGAAATAAAAGATTCGACATGCTCCCTGATCAGGTGGTTACCCTACAGGAACAACGTGTCACACGCAGCCCTGCTTgtttgtggagtgtgtgagagtgtgtggtctCCATGGCAGGATATGGGGATCCTATCCAGCCACTTCAGATCAGATTAGTCTAACAACTGCTCATTCTGCAGCCCCGCTTGataaggcagggcagggctgggttgTCCTCTGGCAGGCATTCCTGCACTAATCCTAGTGTATCAACAGTGATAGGACACTTGGTGGTTCTTGGCTAGGGTAccctggggaagggaggggggtcaaGAGGCATGGGTCAGGGATGGAGGACTCAAGCCCTTGTGAAGAGCCTTAGcctaaattgtatttatttattctccTGGACAGAGCCAAAATGGACATTACTGAGACCAAGATTGAGCCAAAACGGATGCCACTGTGACTAAGGGTGAGCCAAAATGGCATGCTATCGTGACCGAGGTTGAGCCAAAATGGAGGCCACTGGGACACGGGGTGAGCCCAAATGGATGCTGCTGCTATTCCAAGACTGTGAGGTGAGGTCGAGCTGAAGCAGAGAGTAGACTCGCTCAGAGGCATAGGCCACTGGGACTCTCACACCTGTCTGCAGTCCCAAGGAGGAAGATGGGATTGGCTAGACTCTACTGTGACCAATAGCAGAGATCCTGTGATCTAAACCACAAAAACAGATGCACAGGGAAGATGGGAAGGCGAGGAtgataaagagggagaggagggagagaaaggggagaaggggggacagCAGTGGAAGGGGAAGAccaagaggagaaagaaggtgtggaaagaggaaaaagaggagtGATGAAGGGTTAGAGGACGAAGAAGAGCTTAGCGAAGAAGGGAGGCCGAGCCAGGAAGACGAGCAGAGCGaggcagaagaggaggggaagaagtaGGGCCAGAAGGTTGAGCGAGTGTGGCAGAATGTTAAAACCTGTGACATCGCAAGCCACATGCCTTGAATGGTGCACAGCTGCCGTGAGACTGGACCGCCTGGACCGCCAACAGTCCCTGTTCTGccaatgcacacagacacacacaggttcggATTGGTTCTGCCCTACACcaatcagacacacaggcagcagTCGGACACACGGACATTGTTTGGTGAATCAGACATACTCTCTGGTGGGATAGAGAAGCATGCACGCCTGGAGGGTGAGATCATTCACTATGACCCACTGCTGgctcgtgtgtatgtgtgtgtatgtacagttgtacccttgtgtgtgtgtgtgtgtgtgtatgtgtgtgtggtatctgaAGAGTCCATTTTGACTTCTGATCTGTTTCCTTGGTGATGAAACCGTCCATTGATCATTCGTTATGCTATCTCTCCCATTGATCTATTGGTCTCTCTTactgatctccctctctcctacggATCCCCCCCACTCcataatacacacactgatctctctctctcactcccactaATCTCTGTGCATGGACGTAGGCTACTGTATGTTGACATCTATCAAAAACACAAACTATCCTATATGTTATTCCTATGGAAAACTCTAAGACCTTTGTAGTATCCTCTGTATAGAGCCTGCAATACTTTATCtaatatgtttattttttccAGTCAGATATACTGGGAATACTATTGTTCTTTTTATAAGGCCTGAGATCCTTATCATGGTCTGGGAACAAGCTGTGGTTCCCAGGCTGTACAAAAAAACCTTTTACCATGTTAACCCACAACCTTTATGAATGAGCTGGCACATGACATGTGTTAACGCTAACTTGCTAACATCTGTGTACAAAGGTAGCATGTCAACCTCTCTTTGAAAGTTAGAAAATGTGAAGCTGGGACGCTAACATCTGGTGAAAACTCTCCAGACCAACCAATGTGAAGACAGGCCCACTAGTGGATTGTGTGAATGCTTCTATGCTAAGCTGCGAGAGTGAAGCTGTGCTGGAGTCTGAGATGTACTGGGTACACATGGGCTAGATAgctagggagaagagagggatattTTCCATCTGATAGCGATTCCCAGTAGACATCAGAAATAATGTCTTTTACAGGCTCCTAGAGGCTCTCAAAGgctcgctctctcccacctctcatcTGTTCAGCAGATGTCGAGCTTGAAGAAAAGAGCTGCTTCCTTCTAACTGCTGAATTACAAACCAGAGCGGGAGAGAGCACCTTAACAAATACTATGCGCACacattgatacacacacacacacacacacatacacacacaacctttccTGGCAGAGGCTGATGTACAGTATTAGAAAGCGTTAGTAAGAGGAAGTTGATATTCTCCGTTCTCGTATTGTCGGAGCAGAGccccagggcagggaggagggactcCTCAGGCTCAGGAGCTCCACTCGTTCAGCTTCCCTGCAACGTGTCGTCCTCTCCAGCGAGCGACTCCACGTCGCTGCTGAGGGCAACTCCGACTGAATGAACGTCGATCCAAAAACACCTCTCCTGCAGTCTAGTCCTACGTCCACTAATTCCTCAATTTCCCCCTGGGGATGAATAacgtatatctctctctttccctctctccctctctccctctctctctctctctctctctctctctctctctctccctctctccctctctctctccctctctctctctctcttttgaatCCCTGCTCACGGTTGTCAGCCGCGTGTGACTGGACGTCGTTTTGTAAGGAGCAGTGGAGGGTGTTCAGACCCACTATGAGAGAGCTGCAGACGTCTCCCAGATCACAGGGATCTGGATGGAATGTTTTCTTGACGGCAGACATCTGCTAGACCGGGTGAGAGCAGGTCTGTTCCCACAACCAAGAgatacaacaacaacaccacccacgtacacacacacacccacacacacacacacacacacacacacccacgtacacacacacacccacacacacacacttctggacTCTGGAGACCCACCGTACCAGGACAAGCTACCTACTGTAGCACAGAGCCATACATGCAGTACCAGCTCAGCCCGATGGTGTCCATGTTTAGGCTATAGCCGAAATCAAGTCTTGCATAAATAAAGCTCGATAATAAATGTTTGTGCTCGCTCCAGTGTGCGACGGCAGCGTGGTCGGACTGTGCGGTTGAGTGAGGCCCCGTGGCAGCGACGGTGCTTGGCAGGCACAGGAGCAGACAGCAGAGCTGCAGTGACGagctctctctactctctccgcTGGGcctccacaacaacagctgctttgTTCATCTACTGGGCTGCAGCACAACTGAACCACTGGCCTACAAGCCAGTCAGGAACCAGTCAGGAACCAGTAAGCACCCAGGCGGTACCCTGTCAGaatgctctctcccctccaccaccctgcaACCCAGTCACTGCTAGTAGTAGAGGATCAGTATTGTTGTATACAGTACTCGTGTCCTCAAGCGGTCCCATGTCCGCAGTCTTCAGCAAACACATCATCATGGGTTAGTgtgcagtgtgttgtgtgtagtgtaatgtagtgtagtgtagtgtagtgtagtgtagtgtagtataGTGACCGGTCCTCACCCAGCACGATGACTACAGTCTTCAGCAAACACATCATCATGGGTGTAGTgtgcagtgtgttgtgtgtagtgtAATTATCAGGGGTCTAGTGTGTAGTGTAATGTAGTGtattgtagtgtagtgtagtataGTAACCGGTCCTCACCCAGCACGATGACCACCGTCTTCAGCAGACTCATCATGGTGTCGCGGTTGCGTCTGGGCCCAGAGCTGTGCCGGGACATCCTCATGGTGCGCTGGCGGACGTAGACGAAGATGTGAGCGTAGAGGACCACCATGACCAGGAAGGTGACCAGGTTGAACACGGCCCAGAACACCAGGTAGGAGTTGCAGTAGAGCGGCGCCATGCTGGAGCAGGTGCTCACGTCGCAGATGCAGTTCCAGCCCACGCTGGGGATGGCCCCCATGACGATGGACATGGTCCAGATGATGAcgatcaccaccaccacgcgCCGGTTGCTCATGCGCGTGTGCAGCTGCATGCGGAACACGGTGATGTGGCGCTCGATGGCGATGGCGAGCAGGTTGGCCACGGAGGCCGTGAGGCTGGTGTCGATCAGGCCCTGCCGGAGGAGCCAGGTGCTCACGGAGAGGCGCCGCGTGTTGGGCCCCGTGTTGAACATCAGGTAGAAGTACGCCAGGCCGGCGAAGAAGTCGGCCGCCGCCAGGTTGGCCATCAGGTAGTAGATGGGGAAGTGGAAGCGCCGGTTGACGTAGATGGCCACCATGACCAGCAGGTTGGCcagcatgatgaagatgcaCACGGTGATGCCCAGGCCCATCACCAGCTTGCTGACCGTGTTCCATTCCGTCGCCAGGTATTTGCCGCTGCGGTTGTAGAAGAACGCGATGGTCTCGTTGTAGTAGCACTGCTCCTCGTCCATGCTGGCTGCGGGCGGGGGGTCTgcggggagacagggagaggggttagagagagagagagagacggctgtctggaggcagggaggagacaggttcgagagagagactggtgtATTGGCGATGGGGGAGAGACGGGTTTAAGAAAgacaggttagagagagagaaagagagaggttagagagagaggttggagagagacaggttagagagagaggttggagagagacaggttagagaggttggagagagacaggttagagagagaggttggagagagacaggttagagagagaggttggagagaggacaggttagagagagaggttggagagagacaggttagagagagaggttggagagagacaggttagagagagaggttggagagagacaggttagagtgagagaaagagagaggttggagaagagagaagagagaggttggagagaaagaaagagagaggttggagagagagg is a window encoding:
- the lpar1 gene encoding lysophosphatidic acid receptor 1, which translates into the protein MDEEQCYYNETIAFFYNRSGKYLATEWNTVSKLVMGLGITVCIFIMLANLLVMVAIYVNRRFHFPIYYLMANLAAADFFAGLAYFYLMFNTGPNTRRLSVSTWLLRQGLIDTSLTASVANLLAIAIERHITVFRMQLHTRMSNRRVVVVIVIIWTMSIVMGAIPSVGWNCICDVSTCSSMAPLYCNSYLVFWAVFNLVTFLVMVVLYAHIFVYVRQRTMRMSRHSSGPRRNRDTMMSLLKTVVIVLGAFIVCWTPGLVLLLLDVFCSSCNVLMFEKFFLLLAEFNSAMNPIIYSYRDKEMSATFRQILFCQRQESVNGTAAADGSDRSASSVNHTVLGGGGAQHNNQHSVV